Part of the Vicinamibacteria bacterium genome, CCTGTTTCGACCGGCATACACGGACAGAAAGGCGGCCGCAAAGCGCCGACCTTCATCAACGCCGCCTGGGCGCTCCTGCCGCACACGTTCTGGGACGGCCGCGCCGCGAATCTCGAAGAGCAGGCTCTCGGCCCGGTCGCGAACCCCATCGAGATGGGGAACACCCCCGAGAAGATGATCGACACCTTGTCCAATATCGGGGGCTATGCGCCTTACTTCGAGGAAGCCTTCGGCTCGCCCGAGATCACCACCGACCGCGTCGCCAAAGCCATCGCGGACTACGAGCGAACCCGAATGAGCGGCAACTCGCCCTATGATCGCTGGAAGGCAGGCGATGAGTCGGCGGTCTCCGACGAGGTCAAGCTCGGCGACCAGCTCTTTTTCGACAAAGCCGGCTGCAATCAGTGCCATCTCGGTTACAACTTTACCGACACGCTGTTCCACAACCTCGGCGTCGGCTGGGACCCCGAGGCCGAGGAGTTCGCCGACCTCGGCCGTTACGTGGTGACCGAGGTCGACACGGACCGCGGTGCGTTCAAGACGCCGACCGTTCGCGAAGTCACCAAGCGAGCCCCATACATGCACGACGGCTCCGTCGAGACGCTTCGCGAGGTGGTCGAGCTCTACAACCGGGGTGGTGAGAAGAACCCGTATCTGGATCCGAAGATCCAGCCGCTCAATCTCACCGAAGAGGAGGTCGACGCCCTCGTCGCCATGATGGTGGCGCTAGAGGGCGAAGGCTACGAGGACACTCCGCCGACGGCGTTTCCGCAGTAAGCGAAGGGTGTGCCTGGGAACGGCCTCAATCAGAACGTGAGGCCTACGCGGAGCCCCACCATTGAGCCGGTGA contains:
- a CDS encoding cytochrome c peroxidase; the protein is MRASIAVALLLCVFACGEAPPPAWEAANPIQPLPEPPLGVTHTWDELENPPTPETVRLGRWLYYDTRLSADNTIACVTCHKPENAFSESEPVSTGIHGQKGGRKAPTFINAAWALLPHTFWDGRAANLEEQALGPVANPIEMGNTPEKMIDTLSNIGGYAPYFEEAFGSPEITTDRVAKAIADYERTRMSGNSPYDRWKAGDESAVSDEVKLGDQLFFDKAGCNQCHLGYNFTDTLFHNLGVGWDPEAEEFADLGRYVVTEVDTDRGAFKTPTVREVTKRAPYMHDGSVETLREVVELYNRGGEKNPYLDPKIQPLNLTEEEVDALVAMMVALEGEGYEDTPPTAFPQ